The genomic stretch CATTATGGCAGGGATTATTGGTTAATGTTTTGCCCTTATTGATAATTATGGGTTTGTTCTGGTTTTTAATGTTTCGTCAGGTTCAAGGGGGTAGTAACAAAGCATTATCATTTGGGAAAAGCCGTGCACGGCTTGTAAATCAAAGTGATAAAGTAGTTACTTTTAACGATGTAGCAGGGGTTGACGAGGCAAAAGAGGAATTACAGGAGATTGTAGAATACTTGAAGGACCCAAAGAAATTTTCAAGGTTAGGTGGAAGAATTCCCCGTGGCGTTTTATTGGTAGGACCTCCAGGTTCTGGGAAAACATTATTAGCACGTGCAGTGGCAGGGGAGGCTAATGTTCCTTTCTTCAGTATAAGCGGTTCCGATTTCGTAGAGATGTTCGTAGGAGTTGGTGCCAGTCGCGTTCGCGATTTGTTCCAGCAGGGTTATAAAAATGCTCCATGCATTATCTTTATTGATGAAATTGATGCGGTTGGCAGACAACGTGGTGCAGGTTTAGGCGGAGGACATGATGAGCGTGAACAGACATTAAACCAGTTATTGGTTGAAATGGATGGTTTTAATAGTAATGAAGGGGTTATTCTCATGGCTGCAACCAATCGGCCTGATGTTCTCGACCGTGCGTTGCTCCGCCCTGGCAGATTTGACCGACAGATTGTAGTAGCCAATCCTGACGTACGTGGTAGAAAACAGATATTGGAAGTTCATATACGAAATCAAAAAGTTCCTATGGATGATGACGTTGACCTTGATGTATTGGCTCGGAGTACCCCTGGCTTCTCTGGTGCTGACCTCGCAAATATGGTAAATGAAGCTGCCTTGCTTGCTGCCCGAAGGAATAAAGATAAAGTAAGTATGATTGATTTCGAAGATGCCAAAGACCGTGTTTTAATGGGTCCTGCAAGAAAAAGTCTTGTGTTAAGTGCAAAAGAAAAATTACAAACCGCATATCATGAGGCAGGACATGTTCTGGTTGGGCGACTTTCTCCCGATGCAGACCCTATCCATAAAGCAACAATTATCCCACGGGGACCCTCTCTCGGAGTTACAAGTTTCCTGCCAGAAGAGGACCGTCATAACTTAACCAAAAAATGGTGCTTGGCAACAATTCGCGTTACAATGGGTGGTCGTGCTGCAGAAGAAATTGTGTTTAATGAGTTTACCAGTGGTTGTGCCAATGACTTACAACAGGCAACACGATTAGCACATTCAATGGTTTGTGAATGGGGAATGAGTTCATTAGGTCCTATCGCTTTTGGCAAGAATGAAGAGGTCTTTTTAGGACG from Candidatus Hydrogenedens sp. encodes the following:
- the ftsH gene encoding ATP-dependent zinc metalloprotease FtsH, with protein sequence MNSFLKQISLWIVFLIIMVLVLSNFSKVKGPKKELLEPDFVQQLAQGNIKSVTIREIGNNLKQVYAELKNEVEGQKKIQFNTDTFKEEWKNQLDEQGVVYKYETENPLWQGLLVNVLPLLIIMGLFWFLMFRQVQGGSNKALSFGKSRARLVNQSDKVVTFNDVAGVDEAKEELQEIVEYLKDPKKFSRLGGRIPRGVLLVGPPGSGKTLLARAVAGEANVPFFSISGSDFVEMFVGVGASRVRDLFQQGYKNAPCIIFIDEIDAVGRQRGAGLGGGHDEREQTLNQLLVEMDGFNSNEGVILMAATNRPDVLDRALLRPGRFDRQIVVANPDVRGRKQILEVHIRNQKVPMDDDVDLDVLARSTPGFSGADLANMVNEAALLAARRNKDKVSMIDFEDAKDRVLMGPARKSLVLSAKEKLQTAYHEAGHVLVGRLSPDADPIHKATIIPRGPSLGVTSFLPEEDRHNLTKKWCLATIRVTMGGRAAEEIVFNEFTSGCANDLQQATRLAHSMVCEWGMSSLGPIAFGKNEEVFLGRDFVRMREFSEETAAAVDREVHTILEDAYRDTKALLEKHKDILDALAKALYDKETLESDEIDEIISSIGGEHILPERWKKDKQKKFTEEEIKQPQESTEEIVKTLPPNQPPLPDLA